A single genomic interval of Crassostrea angulata isolate pt1a10 unplaced genomic scaffold, ASM2561291v2 HiC_scaffold_272, whole genome shotgun sequence harbors:
- the LOC128169982 gene encoding uncharacterized protein LOC128169982 codes for MAQSKYESKKETTNFARIARLILGPCTDVLRDVLKKEIRPSDLPKLVQTYLAKLPKQKKCPITKEQENLINKANYSDFDVTLLYFLLRNISNIPPHKNQWGNAPSPGDSSVSAKIEMIRLIRNEFGHSSEFSILDNDFQNKWQEIFDIVRNLETYVGGETICQNAVKSIKICSMDPDQSIKYTKELIELNKKINHISEEVEIIQKTIIPWNVKGEVENN; via the exons ATGGCTCAATCGAAGTATGAATCAAAAAAGGAGACCACGAACTTTGCTCGTATAGCACGGCTTATCCTGGGTCCCTGTACTGATGTACTGCGTGATGTACTCAAGAAAGAGATCCGCCCTTCCGACTTGCCCAAACTAGTACAGACATATTTAGCAAAACTACCAAAACAAAAGAAGTGTCCAATCACCAAAGAACAGGAGAATCTCATAAACAAAGCTAATTACTCAGACTTTGATGTCACATTGCTTTATTTTTTGCTACGCAATATATCTAACATTCCGCCGCATAAAAACCAATGGGGAAATGCTCCTAGTCCAGGTGATAGTAGTGTATCAGCAAAGATAGAAATGATTCgtttgataagaaatgaatttgGACATAGCTCGGAATTCTCAATCTTAGACAATGACTTCCAAAATAAATGGCAAGAGATTTTTGACATAGTTCGAAATTTAGAGACTTACGTAGGGGGTGAAACTATCTGTCAGAATGCGGTAAAGTCAATCAAAATCTGTTCAATGGATCCTGACCAGAGCATAAAATACACCAAAGAACTGATTgaactgaataaaaaaattaaccataTATCAG AAGAAGTCGAGATTATTCAAAAGACGATTATTCCTTGGAATGTTAAAG GAGAAGTCGagaataattaa